From the Pseudarthrobacter sp. MM222 genome, one window contains:
- a CDS encoding sugar ABC transporter ATP-binding protein, giving the protein MENHKETDAVSASEALPVGSPAHVGSPAPPPILEVRGLTKSFFGIPVLEDAHLSLHRGQVHGLMGENGAGKSTLMKVLAGVYQPDAGTVLLDGQEVNFSHPTKAHEAGLSSVFQEFNLLPDRTVAENIYLGREPRRGLLVNKALMNAKTAELLESLGITAIRPTMQVRSLTVAEQQVVEIAKAVSYDARIISMDEPTAALAGAEVELLYQIVARLRKRGTAILYVSHRLREVFDLCDDITVLKDGKVVSTLPAAELDDAQLVRLMVGRPISAFFPDKLPRENGADGADDKPILALQGAGNGQLDGISLSIRPGEIVGLAGLQGSGRTELLHAIFGAAPFTRGTMTMAGAELMPRSPRQGVRARMALITEDRKAEGLSLNQSILDNALSVIRSVFPRRTGAVRTEIPGVFSSLEVIARDLDQEVQYLSGGNQQKVVLAKWLAIRPRLVLLDEPTRGIDVGAKVAVYRLMRQLAAEGKAILMVSSELPEVIGMSDRILVMREGRLVGELPAGSSEEAVLQLGTGARTAPEGGARTAPEGAA; this is encoded by the coding sequence ATGGAGAACCACAAAGAAACTGATGCTGTGTCTGCCTCCGAAGCGCTCCCTGTCGGCTCCCCTGCCCATGTCGGGTCCCCGGCGCCGCCGCCAATCCTGGAAGTCCGCGGCCTGACCAAGAGTTTCTTCGGCATCCCCGTGCTGGAAGACGCCCATCTAAGCCTTCACCGGGGCCAGGTGCACGGGCTCATGGGGGAAAACGGCGCCGGGAAGTCCACCCTGATGAAGGTGCTGGCCGGGGTGTACCAGCCTGACGCCGGAACCGTGCTCCTTGACGGCCAGGAGGTCAACTTCAGCCACCCCACTAAGGCCCACGAAGCCGGGCTGTCATCGGTGTTCCAGGAGTTCAACCTCCTGCCTGACCGGACGGTGGCCGAGAACATCTACCTTGGCCGGGAGCCGCGCCGGGGGCTGCTGGTGAACAAGGCACTGATGAATGCGAAAACGGCGGAGTTGCTCGAGTCGCTGGGGATCACCGCGATCCGGCCCACCATGCAGGTGCGGAGCCTGACGGTCGCCGAGCAGCAGGTCGTGGAAATTGCGAAGGCAGTCAGCTATGACGCCCGGATCATCTCCATGGACGAGCCCACCGCCGCCCTGGCTGGCGCCGAAGTTGAACTTCTCTACCAGATCGTGGCCCGCCTCCGGAAGCGTGGAACGGCCATCCTCTACGTCTCCCACCGGCTCCGCGAAGTGTTCGACCTCTGCGACGACATCACCGTCCTGAAAGACGGCAAGGTGGTCAGCACCCTACCCGCCGCCGAACTCGACGACGCCCAACTGGTCCGGCTGATGGTGGGCCGGCCCATTTCGGCCTTCTTCCCGGACAAACTACCCCGGGAGAACGGCGCTGACGGCGCTGACGATAAGCCGATCCTCGCCTTGCAGGGCGCCGGCAACGGACAGCTGGACGGGATAAGCCTCAGCATTCGGCCCGGTGAGATTGTCGGCCTGGCAGGGCTTCAAGGGTCCGGGCGCACGGAATTGCTGCACGCCATTTTCGGCGCCGCCCCCTTTACCCGCGGAACGATGACCATGGCCGGCGCGGAGCTAATGCCCAGGTCGCCCCGCCAAGGCGTGCGGGCACGGATGGCCCTGATTACGGAGGACCGCAAGGCCGAGGGCTTGAGCCTGAACCAGTCCATCCTGGACAACGCCCTCAGCGTGATCCGGTCGGTCTTTCCGCGCCGCACGGGAGCTGTCAGGACGGAAATCCCGGGCGTATTTTCCTCGCTCGAAGTCATAGCCCGTGACCTTGACCAGGAGGTGCAGTACCTGTCCGGCGGCAACCAGCAAAAAGTGGTCCTCGCCAAGTGGCTGGCCATCCGCCCCCGGCTCGTCCTGCTTGATGAACCCACGCGTGGAATCGACGTAGGGGCCAAGGTGGCGGTGTACCGGCTGATGCGCCAGCTCGCGGCGGAAGGCAAGGCCATCCTGATGGTCTCCAGTGAGCTGCCGGAAGTCATCGGCATGTCGGACCGGATCCTTGTGATGCGCGAGGGTCGGCTCGTCGGTGAATTGCCGGCCGGATCCTCGGAGGAAGCAGTCCTCCAGCTGGGAACCGGCGCCAGGACGGCGCCCGAAGGAGGCGCCCGGACGGCGCCCGAAGGAGCGGCATGA
- a CDS encoding sugar phosphate isomerase/epimerase family protein, whose translation MERLIGISTWVWESPLTDFNLPGLLAKIASLGFDAVELPLENDGDFTAGKVLESLEGNGLKPFLVGAMAPGRDLVAADPASVERTQAYLAACIALAGSIGSPTVCGPFYAQTGRVWRMSREQRSDTYAELRRNLQPLAARAQEAGVVLGIEPLNRYETSLMNTVEQALEALGPLLGNGVGLALDSYHLHIEERSVAAAVRAAGEHLVHVQVCGNDRGAPGGDQTDWKGFLQVLTDVGYRGPLNIESFTAENAAIAVAASIWRPLAPSQDQLAERGLAFLRSL comes from the coding sequence GTGGAACGACTGATCGGGATCAGCACCTGGGTCTGGGAGTCACCCTTGACCGACTTCAACCTCCCGGGGTTGTTGGCGAAAATCGCCAGCCTGGGGTTTGACGCCGTCGAACTCCCGCTGGAAAACGACGGCGACTTCACCGCGGGAAAGGTGCTGGAATCCCTGGAGGGAAACGGGCTCAAGCCCTTTCTTGTCGGGGCCATGGCACCGGGGCGGGACCTGGTCGCTGCGGATCCGGCTTCCGTGGAAAGGACCCAGGCCTACCTGGCAGCCTGCATCGCCCTGGCCGGCAGCATCGGTTCGCCCACGGTCTGCGGACCCTTCTACGCTCAAACCGGCCGGGTCTGGCGGATGTCGCGGGAGCAGCGGAGCGACACCTACGCGGAGTTGCGCCGCAACCTTCAGCCGCTCGCCGCCCGGGCCCAGGAGGCGGGTGTGGTGTTGGGCATCGAGCCACTGAACAGGTATGAAACGTCGCTAATGAACACGGTGGAGCAAGCGCTTGAGGCGCTGGGTCCGCTGCTCGGGAACGGCGTCGGCCTCGCGCTGGACAGTTACCACCTCCACATCGAGGAGCGTTCCGTGGCCGCGGCGGTCCGGGCCGCCGGAGAACATCTGGTGCACGTGCAGGTCTGCGGGAACGACCGCGGCGCCCCCGGCGGGGACCAGACGGACTGGAAAGGCTTCCTGCAGGTCCTGACCGACGTGGGCTACCGGGGACCGCTGAACATTGAAAGTTTCACGGCCGAGAATGCTGCCATCGCCGTGGCGGCGTCGATCTGGCGGCCCCTCGCCCCGAGCCAGGACCAACTGGCTGAAAGGGGGCTCGCTTTCCTCCGCAGCCTCTGA
- a CDS encoding GNAT family N-acetyltransferase — protein MTHVIRTATTDDAGRLAKLAAVTFPLACPPGSAPEDIAAHVASTLGPDNFRAYLADPAVTVLVIDEAGELRGYSLLVARPAQDPEVAAVLSELPCTELSKCYVHPDHHGLGAAAELMHASIAAAAAAGARGLWLGVNSQNARAIRFYSKSGFHRVGTKSFKLGSTVEHDFVMERAIRP, from the coding sequence ATGACGCATGTAATCAGGACGGCAACCACGGACGACGCCGGCCGGCTGGCCAAGCTGGCCGCCGTCACCTTCCCTCTCGCTTGCCCTCCCGGGTCCGCGCCCGAGGACATCGCGGCGCACGTGGCAAGCACCCTGGGCCCGGACAACTTCCGCGCCTACCTCGCCGACCCCGCGGTGACCGTGCTGGTGATCGACGAGGCCGGTGAACTCCGCGGCTACAGCCTGCTCGTGGCCCGTCCGGCGCAGGACCCCGAGGTGGCCGCGGTCCTGTCCGAACTCCCCTGCACCGAACTGAGCAAATGCTATGTCCACCCGGATCACCATGGCCTCGGCGCCGCGGCCGAACTGATGCACGCCAGCATCGCCGCGGCCGCCGCGGCGGGCGCCCGCGGGCTTTGGCTGGGCGTGAACAGCCAGAACGCCCGCGCCATCCGCTTCTATTCGAAATCAGGGTTCCACAGGGTCGGCACCAAGTCCTTCAAACTCGGCAGCACGGTGGAACACGACTTCGTGATGGAGCGGGCGATCCGGCCCTGA
- a CDS encoding DsbA family oxidoreductase, whose translation MKIEIWSDVACPWCYIGKRRFETALAAFPHRESVEVMWRSYQLDPTLPDHYEGTELDYLSTRKGMAPDQVSGMFEHVAAQAKAEGLNYRFDDVVVANSFTAHRLIHLAAAHGKQDAAKERLLSDHFEHGKDIGNQDYLTSLGLDLGIDAGEVAELFSTDKYAADVRQDFEEGRALGINGVPFFVIDRKFGLSGAQPAETFTAALEQAWQDSNPLVLVNATGDGAGEACGPDGCSA comes from the coding sequence ATGAAGATTGAGATCTGGTCCGACGTGGCCTGCCCCTGGTGCTACATCGGCAAGCGCCGCTTTGAAACCGCCCTCGCGGCCTTCCCGCACCGCGAGTCCGTCGAGGTGATGTGGCGCAGCTACCAGCTGGATCCCACCCTCCCGGACCACTACGAGGGCACCGAACTGGACTACCTGAGCACGCGCAAGGGGATGGCACCGGACCAGGTCTCCGGAATGTTCGAGCACGTGGCCGCCCAGGCCAAAGCCGAGGGCCTCAACTACCGTTTCGACGACGTCGTGGTTGCCAACAGCTTCACCGCGCACCGCCTGATCCACCTCGCCGCTGCCCACGGCAAGCAGGACGCCGCGAAAGAACGGCTGCTCAGCGACCACTTCGAGCACGGCAAGGACATCGGCAACCAGGATTACCTCACGTCCCTGGGACTGGACCTCGGGATCGACGCCGGCGAAGTAGCGGAGCTGTTCAGCACCGACAAGTACGCCGCCGACGTCCGGCAGGACTTCGAGGAGGGCCGGGCCCTCGGTATCAACGGCGTACCGTTCTTCGTGATCGACCGGAAGTTCGGGCTGTCCGGCGCCCAGCCGGCAGAGACCTTCACCGCGGCCCTCGAACAGGCCTGGCAGGACAGCAACCCGCTGGTGCTGGTCAATGCCACCGGCGACGGCGCCGGAGAGGCCTGCGGCCCCGACGGCTGCTCCGCCTGA
- a CDS encoding sugar phosphate isomerase/epimerase family protein gives MPRPYTLFTGQWADLPFEEVARLASGWGYDGLEIAVSGDHLDAWRWDEPGYVESKLAVLEKHNLKVWAISNHLRGQAVCDDPIDFRHEAIVGARVWGDGDPEGVRTRAAEEMQHTARLAQALGVDTVVGFTGSSIWQYVAMFPPVPASVIDAGYQDFADRWNPILDVFDECGVRFAHEVHPSEIAYDYWTTVRALEAIGHRPAFGLNWDPSHFMWQGIDPVSFIWDFKDRIYHVDCKDTKLRPTGRNTALGSHLPWGDPRRGWDFVSAGRGDVPWESSFRALTAIGYTGPISIEWEDAGMDRLHGAPEALNTLKKFDFPASTASFDAAFSARDRAERGQ, from the coding sequence ATGCCCCGCCCGTACACCCTGTTCACCGGCCAGTGGGCCGACCTGCCCTTCGAGGAAGTCGCCCGCCTGGCGTCCGGCTGGGGTTACGACGGCCTGGAGATCGCGGTCTCCGGCGACCACCTGGATGCATGGCGCTGGGACGAACCCGGCTACGTCGAGTCCAAGCTCGCCGTCCTGGAAAAGCACAACCTGAAGGTCTGGGCCATCTCCAACCACCTCAGGGGCCAGGCCGTCTGCGATGATCCGATCGACTTCCGCCACGAAGCCATCGTCGGGGCCAGGGTGTGGGGCGACGGCGACCCCGAAGGCGTCCGGACCCGCGCGGCCGAGGAAATGCAGCACACCGCCCGGCTCGCTCAGGCCCTCGGCGTGGACACGGTGGTCGGGTTTACCGGCTCCTCCATCTGGCAGTACGTCGCCATGTTCCCGCCCGTGCCGGCCTCAGTGATCGACGCCGGCTATCAGGACTTCGCCGACCGCTGGAACCCCATCCTGGACGTCTTCGACGAATGCGGGGTCCGCTTCGCGCACGAAGTCCACCCCTCCGAGATCGCCTACGACTACTGGACCACCGTGCGGGCTTTGGAAGCGATCGGCCACCGGCCGGCGTTCGGGCTTAACTGGGACCCGTCGCACTTCATGTGGCAGGGCATCGACCCCGTCTCGTTCATCTGGGACTTCAAGGACCGGATCTACCACGTCGACTGCAAGGACACCAAGCTCCGCCCCACCGGCCGGAACACCGCCCTCGGCTCGCACCTGCCCTGGGGCGACCCGCGCCGCGGCTGGGACTTCGTCTCCGCCGGCCGCGGCGACGTGCCCTGGGAATCATCTTTCCGCGCCCTGACCGCGATCGGCTACACCGGCCCCATCAGCATCGAATGGGAAGACGCCGGCATGGACCGCCTGCACGGCGCCCCCGAAGCCCTCAACACCCTCAAAAAATTTGACTTCCCCGCATCCACTGCCTCCTTCGACGCCGCATTCAGCGCCAGGGACCGGGCCGAAAGGGGGCAATAG
- a CDS encoding substrate-binding domain-containing protein, whose product MRNNSVRVIALAAALPLVALTACTTTDPSVTQTTGAGTGSPAATTPASKDWFSQALYDTQFQQRSASFEGSAEQPYLQYIAGDMTDTAKFAAQGAQKVCFANASISNPWRQTGWITMNQQLKALQSSGVISEMETRDAKDNDNTQIADIDYFIAEGNCGAFVISPNSTAALTQAVERACQTGKPVVVFDRGVETDCATTFIHPIGGFAWGIDTATFLSEKLQSGDKVVALRILPGVDVLEHRWAAAKKIFEEKGIQAKDYFTGADPTEIKKIISDELATGDVKGVWMDAGDGAVAALEAFEDAGKDLPVMTGEDEMSFLTKWKQTGITAMAPVYSNFQWRTPLLALEKIFKGEQIPAEWVLPQKPILADELDEWLQRNQGMPGGHYAKFGGEDLAGYPQVWQQRQIP is encoded by the coding sequence ATGCGCAATAACTCTGTCCGCGTGATCGCCCTTGCCGCAGCATTGCCGCTGGTGGCCCTGACCGCGTGCACCACCACCGACCCATCCGTCACCCAAACCACGGGCGCCGGCACCGGCTCTCCGGCGGCAACCACTCCCGCCAGCAAAGACTGGTTTAGCCAGGCGCTCTACGACACACAGTTCCAGCAGCGCTCGGCAAGCTTTGAAGGGAGTGCGGAACAGCCCTACCTGCAGTACATCGCGGGCGATATGACGGACACGGCCAAGTTCGCGGCCCAGGGAGCGCAAAAGGTCTGCTTCGCCAACGCCTCGATCTCCAACCCCTGGCGGCAGACCGGCTGGATCACCATGAATCAGCAGCTGAAGGCACTCCAGAGCTCCGGGGTCATCTCCGAGATGGAAACCCGGGACGCCAAGGACAATGACAACACCCAAATCGCGGACATCGACTACTTCATCGCAGAGGGCAACTGCGGTGCGTTTGTCATCTCGCCCAACTCCACCGCAGCCCTGACCCAGGCGGTCGAACGTGCCTGCCAGACGGGCAAGCCCGTGGTGGTGTTTGACCGCGGCGTGGAGACTGACTGCGCCACCACGTTCATCCACCCGATCGGCGGGTTTGCCTGGGGCATCGACACCGCCACTTTCCTGAGCGAAAAGCTTCAGTCCGGCGACAAGGTGGTGGCCCTGCGCATCCTCCCGGGTGTGGACGTGCTGGAACACCGCTGGGCGGCGGCCAAGAAGATCTTCGAGGAAAAGGGCATTCAGGCCAAGGACTACTTCACCGGAGCAGACCCCACCGAGATCAAGAAGATCATCTCCGATGAACTGGCCACGGGCGACGTCAAAGGCGTCTGGATGGACGCCGGCGACGGTGCCGTAGCTGCCCTCGAGGCCTTCGAGGACGCCGGCAAGGACCTGCCCGTAATGACCGGCGAGGATGAGATGAGCTTCCTGACCAAGTGGAAGCAAACCGGGATCACCGCCATGGCCCCGGTCTACTCCAACTTCCAATGGCGGACCCCGCTGCTGGCGTTGGAAAAGATCTTCAAGGGCGAGCAGATCCCGGCCGAATGGGTCCTGCCCCAGAAGCCCATCCTCGCGGACGAACTCGACGAATGGCTCCAGCGCAACCAGGGCATGCCCGGCGGGCACTACGCCAAGTTCGGCGGCGAGGACCTGGCCGGCTACCCGCAGGTGTGGCAGCAACGGCAGATCCCCTGA
- a CDS encoding ABC transporter permease — translation MSTALNSERSAILKQNRASRSERLLRGMRTPGGAVFILLIGLLAAIIVLNPSFGEPSSFIRFIGRTAPIAIAAIGQYFVIVGGEFDLSMGSVVTMQVIIAGNLIGRDDSKVIPVLILMLALGAFIGLVNGLITTLLQVPSFIVTLGMMLALLGLVLYWTGGAAQGNPADSFRQIGRGGIQDVPVLDIIPYPVIILTAVAVAAFALMRRPFGRMLIAVGDNPAAAALAGSPVWWVRTRAFMLSSLSATVAGILLVGYAGVHPSVGRGYEFTAITAVVLGGVVLGGGRGWVLSAAAGAFALESLFTLLNFMGVQATWRDTVQGAIIIIAVAAASRSWQRKRKGASFAAHDEQHQLAAAPTPAEGTEQGGERV, via the coding sequence ATGAGTACGGCGCTGAACTCCGAGCGCAGCGCAATTCTCAAGCAGAACCGTGCCAGCCGTTCCGAACGGCTCCTGCGCGGCATGCGCACCCCGGGCGGCGCCGTCTTCATCCTGTTGATCGGCCTCCTGGCGGCCATCATCGTGTTGAATCCCTCCTTCGGGGAGCCGAGCTCCTTCATCCGTTTCATCGGCAGGACTGCCCCCATTGCCATCGCGGCAATCGGCCAGTACTTCGTCATTGTCGGCGGGGAATTCGACCTGTCGATGGGATCGGTCGTGACCATGCAGGTCATCATCGCCGGCAACTTGATCGGGCGGGACGACTCCAAGGTGATTCCGGTGCTGATCCTGATGCTTGCGCTTGGAGCCTTCATCGGACTGGTGAACGGACTGATCACCACGCTGCTGCAGGTCCCGAGTTTCATTGTCACGCTGGGCATGATGCTGGCGCTGCTGGGGCTGGTTCTCTACTGGACCGGCGGTGCCGCGCAGGGGAACCCTGCGGACAGTTTCCGCCAGATCGGACGCGGCGGCATCCAGGATGTTCCGGTCCTGGACATCATTCCCTACCCGGTCATTATCCTGACGGCGGTGGCGGTCGCGGCCTTCGCCCTGATGCGCCGGCCCTTCGGCCGCATGCTGATCGCGGTGGGCGACAATCCTGCGGCGGCCGCACTTGCCGGCTCGCCCGTCTGGTGGGTGCGGACGCGGGCCTTCATGTTGTCGTCATTGTCGGCAACCGTGGCCGGCATCCTGCTCGTGGGTTATGCGGGCGTGCATCCGTCGGTGGGGCGCGGTTACGAGTTCACGGCGATCACCGCCGTCGTTCTCGGGGGCGTCGTGCTGGGAGGTGGACGCGGCTGGGTCCTGTCCGCCGCGGCGGGGGCGTTCGCCCTCGAGTCCCTGTTCACCCTCCTGAACTTCATGGGGGTCCAGGCAACATGGCGGGACACGGTCCAGGGAGCAATCATCATCATCGCTGTGGCAGCAGCTTCCAGGTCATGGCAGCGCAAGCGCAAGGGAGCCAGTTTCGCTGCCCATGACGAACAGCATCAGCTGGCCGCAGCACCCACGCCCGCCGAGGGCACCGAACAAGGAGGAGAACGAGTCTGA
- a CDS encoding ABC transporter permease: protein MKQGAGFFQRLSSTQIVYLVALVTLILGAVLVNSIGRSFFSPGNISSILTGTSVLGFIAIGQTLVILAGSLDLSVPYVTSLASLIAAGVMANNPNNVLSGVLLTLGAAALVGLANGLIVARLNVHGFIATLGVGLIISGYLATNFKGSFGQTPLAFRLVGATGLGPVPISTIIMLACAALAMLLLHRTRVGHHLYAVGGDLAVARTSGIRVDVPVITAHVICSVLAGMAGLLLASRLGVGSPTVGSQGGYDLLSIAAVVLGGTLLSGGKGTITGTLGGVLIFAMMDNIMSVMQVNPFLKDVVRGVVIVVAVAVYARRRIVSRPARFAAKKSAEMPAAQAVHAEGP from the coding sequence ATGAAACAGGGCGCCGGATTCTTCCAGAGACTCTCCTCTACCCAGATCGTCTACCTTGTGGCGCTGGTGACACTCATCCTGGGTGCGGTGCTGGTGAACTCCATCGGGCGGAGCTTCTTCAGCCCCGGCAATATCTCGAGCATACTGACCGGCACCAGCGTTCTGGGGTTCATCGCGATCGGCCAGACCTTGGTCATCCTGGCAGGGAGCCTGGATCTCTCAGTTCCCTACGTCACCAGCCTTGCCAGCCTCATCGCCGCCGGGGTGATGGCAAACAACCCCAACAACGTCCTGTCCGGAGTCCTGCTGACGCTGGGGGCGGCGGCCCTCGTCGGGCTCGCAAACGGGCTTATTGTCGCCCGCCTGAACGTGCACGGATTCATCGCCACGCTCGGTGTGGGCCTGATCATCAGCGGCTACCTCGCCACCAACTTCAAGGGCAGCTTCGGCCAGACACCCCTCGCGTTCCGCCTCGTCGGAGCCACCGGACTGGGCCCGGTTCCGATCTCCACCATCATCATGCTGGCCTGCGCGGCCCTGGCCATGCTGCTCCTGCACCGCACCCGGGTGGGGCACCATCTTTACGCCGTGGGCGGCGACCTTGCCGTGGCCCGTACGTCCGGAATCCGCGTTGACGTGCCGGTCATCACGGCGCATGTGATCTGCTCGGTCCTGGCCGGGATGGCAGGGCTGCTCCTGGCCAGCAGACTGGGGGTAGGAAGTCCTACTGTGGGTTCCCAAGGCGGCTACGATCTGCTCTCCATTGCGGCAGTTGTCCTCGGCGGCACGCTGCTTTCCGGTGGAAAGGGGACCATCACCGGTACCCTCGGCGGCGTCCTCATCTTCGCCATGATGGACAACATCATGTCCGTCATGCAGGTCAACCCCTTCCTGAAGGACGTGGTCAGGGGCGTAGTCATCGTCGTCGCCGTCGCCGTCTACGCCCGGCGCCGGATCGTCAGCAGGCCTGCACGGTTCGCCGCGAAGAAGTCCGCGGAAATGCCCGCGGCTCAGGCTGTCCATGCGGAGGGGCCATGA
- a CDS encoding Gfo/Idh/MocA family protein, with amino-acid sequence MSHSADTLAGPRGSGPVGVGIIGAGNISKQYLDNLTSFPDVKVHVIADLFEDAAAARAKEYGIENHGGVDAALNHPDVEIIVNLTIPAAHVEVAAAAVNAGKHVWTEKPFSLDRESGLGLLKAADAAGIRLGCAPDTFLGAGLQTARRLIERGDIGTPLTAMTTFQTPGPEAWHPSPAFLFQYGAGPLFDMGPYYLTALVQTFGSVRRVAAIGSKAKESRVIGSGPRLGEEFAVEVPTHVSTMAQFESGQSSHSVFSFESPRQRMGFVEITGTEATISLPDPNYFVGDVHLWRAGDEEWTVIPATGAGQGRGMGVVDVARSIRTGVPHRATGNLAYHVLDTMVSISESIESETFVDVESSVAKVPALPGDWDPTVSTL; translated from the coding sequence ATGAGCCACTCAGCAGACACGTTAGCCGGCCCGCGGGGCTCGGGACCGGTTGGCGTAGGAATCATCGGCGCCGGCAACATCAGCAAACAGTACCTGGACAACCTCACCAGCTTCCCGGACGTCAAGGTCCACGTAATCGCCGACCTTTTCGAGGACGCCGCCGCTGCGCGCGCGAAGGAGTACGGGATCGAAAACCACGGCGGAGTGGACGCTGCGCTGAACCATCCCGACGTCGAAATCATTGTCAACCTAACCATCCCCGCCGCGCATGTGGAGGTGGCGGCCGCCGCCGTTAACGCCGGCAAGCACGTGTGGACGGAAAAACCATTCTCACTGGACCGCGAGTCAGGGCTGGGACTCCTGAAGGCGGCCGACGCCGCCGGTATCCGGCTCGGCTGCGCGCCGGACACATTCCTGGGCGCCGGCCTGCAGACAGCCCGCCGGCTGATTGAGCGCGGCGATATCGGCACACCGCTGACCGCCATGACCACATTCCAGACCCCCGGCCCGGAGGCCTGGCACCCGAGCCCTGCGTTCCTGTTCCAGTACGGCGCCGGGCCCCTCTTTGACATGGGCCCGTACTACCTCACGGCGCTGGTCCAGACGTTCGGGTCGGTGCGGCGGGTGGCGGCGATCGGCTCCAAAGCCAAGGAATCCCGGGTGATCGGTTCCGGCCCCAGGCTGGGCGAGGAATTCGCGGTGGAGGTCCCCACCCATGTCAGTACCATGGCCCAGTTTGAAAGCGGCCAGTCCTCCCACAGCGTGTTCAGCTTCGAGTCCCCGCGGCAGCGGATGGGGTTCGTGGAGATCACTGGAACCGAAGCCACCATCTCCCTGCCGGACCCCAACTATTTTGTTGGCGACGTGCATCTTTGGCGGGCCGGCGACGAAGAGTGGACTGTCATCCCCGCTACGGGCGCGGGCCAGGGCCGCGGCATGGGCGTCGTGGACGTGGCCCGCTCCATCCGGACCGGCGTGCCACACCGCGCCACCGGAAACCTGGCCTATCACGTGCTGGACACCATGGTCTCGATCAGCGAGTCGATCGAATCCGAGACCTTCGTGGATGTGGAAAGCTCCGTCGCCAAGGTTCCTGCCCTGCCCGGGGACTGGGACCCTACGGTGTCGACTCTCTAG
- a CDS encoding Gfo/Idh/MocA family protein, producing the protein MHQPESTHGQHPLGQRPLGVAMIGYAFMGKAHSHAWRNVASYFDVPAFEQRALAGRDPDGVAAAAKRYGWAESCTDWRSIIARDDIDIVDICAPGFLHAEIAIAALDAGKHVLVEKPLANTLAEAEAMAAAAHRAQSRGVQSMIGFNYRRVPALALARELITEGRLGTIRHVRAAYLQDWLVDPETPMTWRLNKDTAGSGALGDIASHAIDQVLFLLADRVTEASGRLHTFTSHRPGARGLEEVTVDDAAWAMLTLASGAIASIEASRVATGQKNSLKLEIYGDKGSLLFDLENLNELGFLDATLPVREQGFRRILVNEPEHPYIGAWWPPGHVIGWEHTFTHEIRDFLVAVDAGTQPSPSFEDGLAVQRVLAAVEQSAATKSLVVQLDDFHTSAATADLSEGA; encoded by the coding sequence ATGCATCAACCGGAAAGCACGCACGGCCAGCACCCTCTCGGGCAACGCCCCCTCGGTGTGGCCATGATCGGCTACGCCTTCATGGGCAAGGCCCACTCCCACGCGTGGCGGAATGTGGCCAGCTATTTTGATGTTCCGGCCTTCGAACAGAGGGCCCTGGCCGGCCGGGACCCGGACGGAGTCGCAGCAGCCGCCAAGAGGTACGGCTGGGCGGAGTCCTGCACGGACTGGCGGTCAATCATTGCCCGGGACGACATCGACATCGTGGATATCTGCGCACCGGGCTTTCTGCACGCCGAGATTGCCATCGCCGCCCTCGATGCGGGCAAGCACGTGCTCGTGGAAAAGCCCCTGGCCAACACTCTCGCGGAGGCCGAAGCCATGGCGGCGGCAGCCCACCGCGCGCAGTCCCGCGGCGTCCAGTCCATGATCGGCTTCAATTACCGCCGGGTCCCCGCCTTGGCCCTCGCCCGCGAACTGATCACCGAGGGCAGGCTGGGAACAATCCGGCACGTCCGCGCCGCGTATCTGCAGGACTGGCTGGTGGACCCGGAGACGCCGATGACCTGGCGGCTGAACAAGGACACCGCAGGCTCCGGGGCGCTCGGCGACATCGCTTCGCACGCCATCGACCAGGTGCTGTTCCTGCTCGCAGACCGGGTTACCGAAGCCTCCGGACGGCTGCACACGTTCACCTCGCACCGCCCCGGCGCCCGGGGCCTGGAAGAAGTGACGGTCGACGACGCCGCCTGGGCGATGCTGACGCTTGCGTCCGGGGCAATCGCCTCTATTGAAGCCTCCCGGGTGGCCACCGGACAGAAGAACTCGCTCAAACTCGAAATCTACGGCGACAAAGGATCCCTGCTGTTTGACCTCGAGAACCTGAACGAACTCGGCTTTTTGGACGCCACGCTTCCGGTCCGCGAGCAGGGCTTCCGCCGCATCCTGGTCAATGAGCCGGAGCACCCCTATATCGGCGCTTGGTGGCCCCCGGGCCATGTCATTGGCTGGGAGCACACGTTTACGCACGAAATCCGCGACTTCCTTGTGGCGGTCGACGCCGGAACCCAGCCTTCGCCGTCGTTCGAGGACGGACTGGCTGTCCAGCGCGTCCTGGCCGCAGTGGAGCAAAGCGCCGCGACCAAAAGCTTGGTGGTCCAGTTGGATGACTTCCACACAAGCGCCGCCACTGCCGACCTTTCCGAAGGAGCCTGA